A genomic region of Phragmites australis chromosome 2, lpPhrAust1.1, whole genome shotgun sequence contains the following coding sequences:
- the LOC133909406 gene encoding LOW QUALITY PROTEIN: uncharacterized protein LOC133909406 (The sequence of the model RefSeq protein was modified relative to this genomic sequence to represent the inferred CDS: deleted 1 base in 1 codon), which produces MANSPRSPPPPPLPEFEISRQSRIFAALSKKVIDLDELRMLASQGVPDGAGVRSTVWKLLLGYLPNDRSLWEQEMAKKRSQYAAFKDEFLSNPVGGNSATSGSEGGRNENADHVDNGLLHRSEVTQEEHPLSLGKTSSWNQFFEYSEIMEQIDRDVKRTHPDMHFFCGDSSFAKSNQESLKNVLLIFAKLNAGIRYVQGMNEILAPLFFVFRSDPDDKNAIFAEADSFFCFVELLSGFRDNFCQKLDNSAVGIRGTLSKLSQLLVKYDRELQHHLEITTEVNPQFYAFRWITLLLTQEFNFADTIHIWDTLLSDPDGPQETLLRICCAMLILVRKRLLAGDFTSNLKLLQNYPPTNISHLLYVANKLH; this is translated from the exons ATGGCGAACTCGCCGcgatctccgccgccgccgcccctgccgGAGTTCGAGATCTCGCGGCAGTCCCGCATCTTCGCGGCG CTGTCCAAGAAGGTGATAGATCTCGATGAGCTGAGGATGCTGGCCTCTCAGGGCGTCCCGGACGGGGCCGGCGTCCGGTCGACTGTGTGGAAG CTGCTACTGGGCTATCTGCCCAATGACCGTTCACTGTGGGAGCAGGAGATGGCAAAGAAGAGATCACAGTACGCAGCTTTCAAAGACGAGTTCCTTAGCAACCCT GTAGGTGGAAATAGCGCGACGAGTGGA TCCGAAGGTGGACGCAATGAAAATGCAGATCATGTTGACAATGGGCTGCTCCACAGGTCAGAGGTAACCCAAGAGGAGCACCCTTTAAGCCTTGGGAAGACCAGTTCTTGGAATCAGTTTTTTGAG tACTCAGAGATTATGGAGCAGATTGACCGTGATGTAAAGCGCACCCACCCTGACATGCATTTCTTCTGTGGTGACTCATCTTTTGCAAAGTCCAATCAG GAATCTCTGAAAAATGTACTATTAATCTTTGCCAAGCTGAATGCTGGAATAAGATATGTACAAGGCATGAATGAAATTTTGGCACCACTCTTCTTCGTGTTTCGGAGTGATCCAGATGATAAAAATGCT ATATTCGCTGAAGCGGATTCATTCTTTTGCTTTGTGGAGTTGCTTAGTGGGTTCAGAGACAACTTCTGCCAGAAACTAGACAATAGCGCTGTTGGCATTCGGGGTACGCTCTCCAAATTATCACAACTTCTAGTGAAGTACGACCGAGAGCTTCAGCACCATTTGGAAATAACTACAGAA GTTAATCCCCAGTTCTATGCATTCAGATGGATAACGTTACTGCTGACTCAGGAGTTCAATTTCGCCGATACTATTCATATATGGGACACGCTATTGAGTGATCCTGATGGTCCTCAG GAAACCTTGCTCAGAATATGCTGTGCAATGCTGATCCTTGTCCGGAAGCGTCTCCTGGCGGGCGATTTCACTTCCAACCTCAAGCTCCTGCAGAACTACCCTCCAACAAACATCAGCCACCTCCTCTACGTCGCAAATAAGTTGCACTGA
- the LOC133910202 gene encoding uncharacterized protein LOC133910202: MLAAQGVPDGAGVWSTVWKLLLGFLPNDRSLWEQELAEKRSQYAAFKDEFLVSPVGGNSKSARRVESEGHHNENAQHVDNVLLHRSEYSEIMEQIDRDIKRTHPDMHFFCGDSSAAKSNQESLKNVLLIFAKLNAGIRYVQGMNEILAPLLVAFRSDPDDKNAGIFAEADSFFCSIELLSGFRDNFCRKLNNSAIGIRGTLQIITTSSEVRRRASAPFGNNYRSIYILQSATLHAVSRMFLCSVSPSTQLVFVLT; the protein is encoded by the exons ATGCTAGCAGCTCAGGGCGTCCCGGACGGGGCCGGCGTCTGGTCGACTGTGTGGAAG CTGCTACTGGGCTTTCTGCCCAATGACCGTTCACTGTGGGAGCAGGAGCTGGCAGAGAAGAGATCACAGTACGCAGCTTTCAAAGACGAGTTCCTTGTCAGCCCT GTAGGTGGCAATAGCAAGAGTGCAAGACGAGTTGAATCAGAAGGCCACCATAATGAAAATGCACAGCATGTTGACAATGTGTTGCTCCACAGGTCGGAG TACTCGGAGATTATGGAGCAGATCGACCGTGATATAAAGCGCACCCACCCTGACATGCATTTCTTCTGTGGTGACTCATCTGCTGCAAAGTCCAATCAG GAATCTCTGAAAAATGTACTATTAATCTTTGCCAAGCTGAATGCTGGAATACGATATGTGCAAGGCATGAATGAAATTTTGGCACCACTCTTAGTCGCATTTCGGAGTGATCCAGATGATAAAAATGCTGGA ATATTCGCTGAAGCGGATTCATTCTTTTGCTCCATTGAGTTGCTTAGTGGGTTCAGAGACAACTTCTGCCGGAAACTAAACAATAGTGCTATTGGCATTCGGGGTACCCTCCAAATTATCACAACTTCTAGCGAAGTACGACGGAGAGCTTCAGCACCATTTGGAAATAACTACAGAAGTATTTACATACTACAGAGTGCCACCCTTCATGCTGTATCTAGGATGTTTCTCTGTTCAGTTAGCCCTTCTACTCAATTGGTATTTGTATTGACCTAA